A genomic stretch from Gopherus flavomarginatus isolate rGopFla2 chromosome 3, rGopFla2.mat.asm, whole genome shotgun sequence includes:
- the ISOC1 gene encoding isochorismatase domain-containing protein 1, whose protein sequence is MVRRRSRSRDWGPPVCPGGGSGWRSSNSGGLGRREAPERMPLNMAAAAAPPAGGGGCCPAGPGGGGSVPVLFCFSVFARPSTVPHGAGYELLIQKFLSLYGDQLDMHRKFVVQLFAEEWSQYIDLPKGFVVSERCKVRLVPLQIQITTLGNLTSSSTVFFCCDMQERFRPAIKYFGDIISVGQRLVQGARILGIPVIVTEQYPKGLGSTVQEIDLTGVKLVLPKTKFSMVLPEVEAALADIPGVRSVVLFGVETHVCIQQTALELVGRGVEVHIVADATSSRSMMDRMFALERLARTGIIVTTSEAILLQLVADKDHPKFKEIQNIIKASAPESGLLSKV, encoded by the exons ATGGtgaggaggcggagcaggagcCGAGATTGGGGGCCGCCCGTCTGCCCGGGGGGCGGGAGCGGCTGGCGGAGCAGCAATAGCGGCGGCTTGGGCCGCAGGGAGGCGCCTGAGCGAATGCCCCTGAACATGGCGGCGGCGGCTGCTCCTCCCGCGGGTGGCGGGGGCTGCTGCCCGGCCGGGCCCGGCGGCGGCGGCTCGGTGCCTGTGCTCTTCTGCTTCTCGGTCTTCGCCCGGCCCTCGACCGTGCCGCACGGCGCCGGCTACGAGCTGCTGATCCAGAAGTTCCTGAGCCTCTACGGGGACCAGCTCGACATGCACCGCAAGTTCGTGGTACAGCTCTTCGCCGAGGAGTGGAGCCAGTACATCGACCTGCCCAAGGGCTTCGTGGTCAGCGAGCGCTGCAAAGTGCGCCTGGTGCCGTTGCAGATACAG ataACTACATTAGGCAACCTGACATCTTCAAGCACTGTATTCTTTTGTTGCGATATGCAAGAAAGATTCAGACCTGCTATCAAATATTTTGGTGATATCATCAGTGTAGGACAAAGATTG GTCCAGGGTGCACGGATTTTAGGAATTCCAGTCATTGTGACAGAACAGTATCCCAAAGGCCTTGGCAGCACCGTACAAGAAATTGATTTAACAGGAGTTAAACTTGTGCttccaaaaacaaaattttctatGGTATTGCCAGAAGTAGAAGCTGCCTTAGCAGATATTCCTGGAGTCCGCAGTGTTGTCTTGTTTGGAGTAGAA ACTCATGTGTGCATCCAGCAAACAGCATTGGAATTGGTTGGCAGAGGTGTGGAAGTTCACATTGTAGCAGATGCCACCTCATCAAGAAGTATGATGGACAGGATGTTTGCTCTTGAG cgTCTTGCTCGCACTGGAATAATAGTTACCACTAGTGAGGCCATCTTGCTGCAGCTGGTAGCTGATAAAGATCACCCAAAATTCAAAGAAATTCAAAACATCATTAAGGCAAGTGCTCCGGAGTCAGGGCTCCTTTCTAAAGTATAA